A single region of the Ziziphus jujuba cultivar Dongzao chromosome 10, ASM3175591v1 genome encodes:
- the LOC107411290 gene encoding DNA repair protein RAD51 homolog 2 isoform X3: MWSHDLFIRVLNLAGKKKKKKDTERRRRRSGVMEKKLIKEMGLPKSIANVFAARNITTAEEVLSLTEFELMQLLDVGLAEVASAVARISEIACPPYQTVLSLMKQRIRKDNHGGHLPTRLKGLDKALCGGIPFGVLTELVGPAGIGKTQFCMKLSLLASLPTSCGGLNGRVIYIDVESKLTSRRIIEIGTESLPEIFQIKGMAQEMAGRILVLRPASLHEFTESLQQIKVSIFQHQVKLLVIDSMAAVVSRDYGHAALRQHSLGWHISFIKSLAELSRIPVVVTNQVRSQSRDEACHYSFQVYSAQHRAEGKPQRFLQDMIRILLLLWGFTGLML; the protein is encoded by the exons ATGTGGAGTCATGATCTTTTTATTAGGGTTTTGAATTTGgcgggaaagaaaaaaaaaaaaaaggacacagagagaagaagaagaagaagtggagTTATGGAGAAGAAGCTCATCAAGGAAATGGGTTTGCCCAAATCGATTGCCAACGTTTTCGCTGCGCGCAATATCACCACCGCCGAG GAAGTATTATCCTTGACTGAATTCGAGCTGATGCAGTTGCTCGATGTGGGACTGGCAGAAGTTGCCTCCGCAGTAGCGCGTATCAGCGAAATCGCGTGCCCGCCATATCAAACC GTTCTATCTCTAATGAAGCAGCGGATTCGAAAGGATAACCATGGTGGTCACCTTCCCACACGTCTGAAAGGGCTAGATAAGGCCTTATGTGGTGGGATTCCATTTGGTGTTTTGACAGAGCTGGTTGGTCCTGCTGGAATTGGCAAAACACAG TTCTGCATGAAGCTCTCGTTATTGGCTTCATTACCAACATCATGTGGAGGATTAAATGGGCGTGTGATCTACATTGATGTAGAATCCAAACTTACTTCAAGAAG GATAATAGAAATTGGAACAGAAAGTTTGCCAGAAATATTTCAAATCAAAGGAATGGCACAGGAA ATGGCTGGTAGGATCCTTGTTTTGCGGCCAGCATCACTTCATGAGTTCACTGAGAG TTTGCAACAAATCAAGGTTTCAATTTTTCAGCATCAAGTGAAGTTGCTTGTGATTGATAGCATGGCTGCTGTTGTTTCAAG GGATTATGGGCATGCCGCTCTTAGACAACATTCACTAGGTTGGCATATTTCTTTTATCAA atcCCTTGCTGAACTTTCCCGAATCCCTGTTGTAGTTACAAATCAAGTAAGATCACAAAGCCGTGATGAAGCTTGCCACTATTCTTTTCAAG TTTATTCTGCGCAGCACAGAGCAGAGGGAAAGCCACAGAGGTTCCTGCAGGATATGATTCGCATCTTGTTGCTGCTCTGGGGATTCACTGGGCTCATGCTGTGA
- the LOC107411290 gene encoding DNA repair protein RAD51 homolog 2 isoform X2 has translation MWSHDLFIRVLNLAGKKKKKKDTERRRRRSGVMEKKLIKEMGLPKSIANVFAARNITTAELLDVGLAEVASAVARISEIACPPYQTVLSLMKQRIRKDNHGGHLPTRLKGLDKALCGGIPFGVLTELVGPAGIGKTQFCMKLSLLASLPTSCGGLNGRVIYIDVESKLTSRRIIEIGTESLPEIFQIKGMAQEMAGRILVLRPASLHEFTESLQQIKVSIFQHQVKLLVIDSMAAVVSRDYGHAALRQHSLGWHISFIKSLAELSRIPVVVTNQVRSQSRDEACHYSFQAQSRGKATEVPAGYDSHLVAALGIHWAHAVTIRLVLEAKSGERFIKLAKSPISPPLAFPFTITSSGISLLNDDGQELRGTEISTIHCQGHNDIINFNGNGKGKG, from the exons ATGTGGAGTCATGATCTTTTTATTAGGGTTTTGAATTTGgcgggaaagaaaaaaaaaaaaaaggacacagagagaagaagaagaagaagtggagTTATGGAGAAGAAGCTCATCAAGGAAATGGGTTTGCCCAAATCGATTGCCAACGTTTTCGCTGCGCGCAATATCACCACCGCCGAG TTGCTCGATGTGGGACTGGCAGAAGTTGCCTCCGCAGTAGCGCGTATCAGCGAAATCGCGTGCCCGCCATATCAAACC GTTCTATCTCTAATGAAGCAGCGGATTCGAAAGGATAACCATGGTGGTCACCTTCCCACACGTCTGAAAGGGCTAGATAAGGCCTTATGTGGTGGGATTCCATTTGGTGTTTTGACAGAGCTGGTTGGTCCTGCTGGAATTGGCAAAACACAG TTCTGCATGAAGCTCTCGTTATTGGCTTCATTACCAACATCATGTGGAGGATTAAATGGGCGTGTGATCTACATTGATGTAGAATCCAAACTTACTTCAAGAAG GATAATAGAAATTGGAACAGAAAGTTTGCCAGAAATATTTCAAATCAAAGGAATGGCACAGGAA ATGGCTGGTAGGATCCTTGTTTTGCGGCCAGCATCACTTCATGAGTTCACTGAGAG TTTGCAACAAATCAAGGTTTCAATTTTTCAGCATCAAGTGAAGTTGCTTGTGATTGATAGCATGGCTGCTGTTGTTTCAAG GGATTATGGGCATGCCGCTCTTAGACAACATTCACTAGGTTGGCATATTTCTTTTATCAA atcCCTTGCTGAACTTTCCCGAATCCCTGTTGTAGTTACAAATCAAGTAAGATCACAAAGCCGTGATGAAGCTTGCCACTATTCTTTTCAAG CACAGAGCAGAGGGAAAGCCACAGAGGTTCCTGCAGGATATGATTCGCATCTTGTTGCTGCTCTGGGGATTCACTGGGCTCATGCTGTGACCATTCGTCTTGTGCTTGAAGCTAAATCAG GTGAGAGATTCATCAAACTGGCAAAATCTCCAATATCACCtcctcttgctttccctttcaCCATAACATCATCTGGGATCTCATTGCTAAATGATGATGGACAAGAATTGAGAGGAACCGAGATAAGCACAATTCATTGTCAAG GCCACAAcgacattattaattttaatgggAACGGGAAAGGGAAAGGTTGA
- the LOC107411290 gene encoding DNA repair protein RAD51 homolog 2 isoform X1, translating to MWSHDLFIRVLNLAGKKKKKKDTERRRRRSGVMEKKLIKEMGLPKSIANVFAARNITTAEEVLSLTEFELMQLLDVGLAEVASAVARISEIACPPYQTVLSLMKQRIRKDNHGGHLPTRLKGLDKALCGGIPFGVLTELVGPAGIGKTQFCMKLSLLASLPTSCGGLNGRVIYIDVESKLTSRRIIEIGTESLPEIFQIKGMAQEMAGRILVLRPASLHEFTESLQQIKVSIFQHQVKLLVIDSMAAVVSRDYGHAALRQHSLGWHISFIKSLAELSRIPVVVTNQVRSQSRDEACHYSFQAQSRGKATEVPAGYDSHLVAALGIHWAHAVTIRLVLEAKSGERFIKLAKSPISPPLAFPFTITSSGISLLNDDGQELRGTEISTIHCQGHNDIINFNGNGKGKG from the exons ATGTGGAGTCATGATCTTTTTATTAGGGTTTTGAATTTGgcgggaaagaaaaaaaaaaaaaaggacacagagagaagaagaagaagaagtggagTTATGGAGAAGAAGCTCATCAAGGAAATGGGTTTGCCCAAATCGATTGCCAACGTTTTCGCTGCGCGCAATATCACCACCGCCGAG GAAGTATTATCCTTGACTGAATTCGAGCTGATGCAGTTGCTCGATGTGGGACTGGCAGAAGTTGCCTCCGCAGTAGCGCGTATCAGCGAAATCGCGTGCCCGCCATATCAAACC GTTCTATCTCTAATGAAGCAGCGGATTCGAAAGGATAACCATGGTGGTCACCTTCCCACACGTCTGAAAGGGCTAGATAAGGCCTTATGTGGTGGGATTCCATTTGGTGTTTTGACAGAGCTGGTTGGTCCTGCTGGAATTGGCAAAACACAG TTCTGCATGAAGCTCTCGTTATTGGCTTCATTACCAACATCATGTGGAGGATTAAATGGGCGTGTGATCTACATTGATGTAGAATCCAAACTTACTTCAAGAAG GATAATAGAAATTGGAACAGAAAGTTTGCCAGAAATATTTCAAATCAAAGGAATGGCACAGGAA ATGGCTGGTAGGATCCTTGTTTTGCGGCCAGCATCACTTCATGAGTTCACTGAGAG TTTGCAACAAATCAAGGTTTCAATTTTTCAGCATCAAGTGAAGTTGCTTGTGATTGATAGCATGGCTGCTGTTGTTTCAAG GGATTATGGGCATGCCGCTCTTAGACAACATTCACTAGGTTGGCATATTTCTTTTATCAA atcCCTTGCTGAACTTTCCCGAATCCCTGTTGTAGTTACAAATCAAGTAAGATCACAAAGCCGTGATGAAGCTTGCCACTATTCTTTTCAAG CACAGAGCAGAGGGAAAGCCACAGAGGTTCCTGCAGGATATGATTCGCATCTTGTTGCTGCTCTGGGGATTCACTGGGCTCATGCTGTGACCATTCGTCTTGTGCTTGAAGCTAAATCAG GTGAGAGATTCATCAAACTGGCAAAATCTCCAATATCACCtcctcttgctttccctttcaCCATAACATCATCTGGGATCTCATTGCTAAATGATGATGGACAAGAATTGAGAGGAACCGAGATAAGCACAATTCATTGTCAAG GCCACAAcgacattattaattttaatgggAACGGGAAAGGGAAAGGTTGA